A stretch of DNA from Patescibacteria group bacterium:
AATGCAGGAGGAAGGCGACAAAATAGGGAAAGATAGTATTCAGTAATCAGTAGGCAGTAAATCTGGTGAGAAAGAAAAAATTGTAATCAAGCTTTGCGCTTTTTGCCTGCCCGCAACTACACCTACGAGGTGTAGGTATGAAAAAGGTTTGAAGTGGGACAAAATTGTGAAGAATACAAATAATGATGAAAGCACCGAGATCTGATGTTAGAAAAAGAAAGTCGAAGAACTGATATCAGATTTCGGAGATCGGGGGGGCAAAAGCCGAGGTCGGAGGTTCGGGAAAGTAAATGCAGAGATTGGTGATCATAATGCAAATCATAAAGGCAAAGAAGAAAAGAAAAGCTTAAGAGGTTTTGGCGATTCCGGAATCTTTACAGAAAAAGATGTGTGTCGGCCTGATGATGCATATGGGATTAGTAAGTGGGAAGCGGAACAAGGATTATTTGAGTTGTTTACTGGACAATCGGGCACTCAGTGCATAATCCTTCGCTTGCCAATGGTGTATGGGCCTGGTAACAAGGGAAATATGCTTGCGTTCTTGAAAGCAGCATCAAAAAAGCACCAACTACACCTACGAGGTGTAGGTAGATTGGGCCGCAAAAAGGCACAGAATACGCAAAGTAAGAAACTAAGACAACACTATAAGGAGGCCAGGAAAACAGGAGAAAGGCAAAAAAGCAACACTAATTATTTAAATAATCTCTTGGTTTTTTGGTTTCATTATAATTGTTTTTCTTTGTTGTTGTTAGAAAGCGCCACCACGGAACCAAAAAAGGTAATGTTAAATATTTTTCGGTGCAATTGGAGATTAAGTTTTCTGTATTTGATAAATATTATTTAATAGCTCGTCTGAAACATAAAAACCCTTACTTTTTAGTTCTTGTGCACTATTATACGAACTTTCTATCAATCCTAACTTTTCAGCTTTAAGTAATATTCCTATAGTACCAGTGAAATTTATTCCTAACGTTTCGGCAATTTTTCGAGCCTTTAAATCATCTAGTATGGTTTTCATATTCGTTCCATTTGCTAATGCTAAAACCTCAGATTCTCCTTTACCTAAATTTAAATCATTAATTAGTAGCTTGATTAATGGACTTTCAACTTTTTTAACAAAATAGCATTCAATGTCAGGATGGCCGAATTCTTTAACAACAGCTTCTGGCAGGATGACTTCAGTATAAATTTTACAAAGAATATTTAACAACTTGATTTTGTCTAATGCAATGAGACTAGAAGTGTCGACAATGGCTTTCTCAGGCATTGTTTAGTTCTTTTTCGAGATTAAGTTTGGAGTATATTATAGGTGGTATGCCTCGGTGTATAAGAATTTCTACAAAAGTTTTTTCAGAAAATCCTGATACTTCTGCTGCCTTTCCTAAAGAAACTAAACCTTCTTCAAGAAGTTTTATCGCAAGTAGCAATTTTACTTCGTCTTCCTTTATATTTATTTCAGGTAAATT
This window harbors:
- a CDS encoding sugar nucleotide-binding protein, translating into MFTEKDVCRPDDAYGISKWEAEQGLFELFTGQSGTQCIILRLPMVYGPGNKGNMLAFLKAASKKHQLHLRGVGRLGRKKAQNTQSKKLRQHYKEARKTGERQKSNTNYLNNLLVFWFHYNCFSLLLLESATTEPKKVMLNIFRCNWRLSFLYLINII
- a CDS encoding DUF3368 domain-containing protein — protein: MPEKAIVDTSSLIALDKIKLLNILCKIYTEVILPEAVVKEFGHPDIECYFVKKVESPLIKLLINDLNLGKGESEVLALANGTNMKTILDDLKARKIAETLGINFTGTIGILLKAEKLGLIESSYNSAQELKSKGFYVSDELLNNIYQIQKT
- a CDS encoding UPF0175 family protein, whose amino-acid sequence is MRITVNLPEINIKEDEVKLLLAIKLLEEGLVSLGKAAEVSGFSEKTFVEILIHRGIPPIIYSKLNLEKELNNA